A stretch of the Halorussus salinus genome encodes the following:
- a CDS encoding cation:proton antiporter regulatory subunit has product MTVYETELPGVGRKYELELDDDRLVVVVHHDGDRDVYRRAPDAGERPPNSGGRSSTAGETTHLFCLRDEQARKLGAVLEGAYFQPVALDSVEVPVGDALIEWYRLPADAPLAGGRLGDANVREATGATLLAVRRDGETHPSPDPDFELLAGDWVVALGARDEQKELKELVTGE; this is encoded by the coding sequence ATGACCGTGTACGAAACCGAACTTCCCGGTGTCGGCCGGAAGTACGAACTCGAACTGGACGACGACCGACTCGTCGTCGTGGTCCACCACGACGGCGACCGCGACGTGTATCGACGCGCCCCCGACGCGGGCGAGCGACCCCCGAACTCGGGCGGGCGCTCCTCGACCGCGGGCGAGACGACTCACCTGTTCTGTCTGCGCGACGAGCAGGCCCGGAAACTCGGGGCCGTCCTCGAAGGGGCCTACTTCCAACCGGTCGCGCTCGATTCGGTCGAGGTCCCGGTCGGCGACGCCCTCATCGAGTGGTACCGACTCCCGGCGGACGCGCCGCTCGCGGGCGGGCGACTCGGCGACGCGAACGTCCGCGAAGCCACGGGCGCGACCCTGCTGGCGGTTCGCCGCGACGGCGAGACCCACCCGAGTCCCGACCCCGACTTCGAGTTGCTGGCGGGCGACTGGGTGGTCGCGCTCGGTGCCCGCGACGAGCAGAAAGAGTTGAAGGAACTCGTGACGGGCGAGTGA
- a CDS encoding Glu/Leu/Phe/Val family dehydrogenase encodes MTSSDGDAGRGADGDGAERDADDDAAALATTHRQFERTADRLGLDPAIRERLAHPDRTHRVAVPFERDDGTVETVTGFRVQHDGVRGPYKGGLRYRSSVSREECASLAAAMTWKCALVDLPYGGGKGGLRVDPRELSRDERERLTRNYADALGEFVGPRRDVPAPDLGTGPREMAWFADEYADRSAERGVVTGKPTAVGGLAERRAAPGRSVALVARETLRHYGASVEDATVAVQGYGSVGANAARLLDDWGASVVAVSDAHGGVYDPDGLDTHAVPAAFERPGAVTDHDATFVSNAELLAMDVDLLVPAAVEEVLTEANADAVDASLVVEGANGPTTPAADARLAERGIPVVPDLLANSGGVVASYFEWLSDVTTRRWSAEQLAERLDSRVVSAWHEVRDHVAERDLGDSTADHRSPAGSRWREAAYAVAVSRVAGAHEALS; translated from the coding sequence ATGACGAGTAGCGACGGCGACGCCGGACGCGGTGCGGACGGCGACGGCGCTGAACGCGATGCCGACGACGACGCCGCGGCGCTCGCAACGACCCACCGGCAGTTCGAGCGCACCGCCGACCGCCTCGGCCTCGACCCGGCGATACGCGAGCGTCTGGCCCACCCCGACCGGACCCACCGCGTCGCGGTCCCCTTCGAGCGCGACGACGGCACCGTCGAGACCGTGACCGGCTTTCGGGTCCAGCACGACGGCGTTCGCGGCCCGTACAAGGGCGGCCTGCGCTACCGCTCGTCGGTCTCGCGCGAGGAGTGCGCGTCCCTCGCGGCCGCGATGACGTGGAAGTGCGCGCTCGTCGATTTGCCCTACGGCGGTGGGAAGGGCGGCCTGCGAGTCGACCCCCGAGAACTGAGCCGCGACGAGCGCGAGCGACTGACGCGCAACTACGCCGACGCGCTCGGGGAGTTCGTCGGCCCGCGCAGGGACGTGCCCGCGCCCGACCTCGGCACCGGTCCCCGAGAGATGGCGTGGTTCGCCGACGAGTACGCCGACCGGAGCGCCGAGCGCGGCGTCGTGACGGGCAAACCGACCGCTGTCGGCGGGTTGGCAGAGCGCCGCGCGGCACCGGGCAGGAGCGTCGCGCTGGTCGCCCGCGAGACCCTGCGCCACTACGGCGCTTCTGTCGAGGACGCCACGGTCGCGGTGCAGGGCTACGGGAGCGTCGGCGCGAACGCGGCCCGCCTGCTGGACGACTGGGGCGCGAGCGTCGTCGCGGTCAGCGACGCCCACGGCGGCGTCTACGACCCCGACGGACTCGACACCCACGCGGTCCCCGCGGCGTTCGAGCGCCCCGGCGCGGTGACAGACCACGACGCGACGTTCGTCTCGAACGCGGAACTGCTGGCGATGGACGTGGACCTGTTGGTCCCCGCGGCGGTCGAGGAGGTCCTGACCGAAGCCAACGCCGACGCGGTGGACGCCTCGCTGGTGGTCGAGGGCGCGAACGGCCCGACGACGCCCGCGGCCGACGCCCGTCTGGCCGAGCGCGGGATTCCGGTCGTGCCCGACCTGCTGGCCAACTCGGGCGGCGTCGTCGCCTCCTACTTCGAGTGGCTGAGCGACGTGACCACCCGACGCTGGTCGGCCGAGCAACTCGCCGAGCGCCTCGACTCGCGGGTCGTCTCGGCGTGGCACGAGGTCCGCGACCACGTGGCCGAGCGCGACCTCGGGGACTCTACGGCAGACCACCGGTCTCCCGCGGGGAGTCGCTGGCGCGAGGCCGCCTACGCGGTCGCGGTCTCGCGGGTCGCTGGCGCTCACGAGGCGCTGTCGTAA
- a CDS encoding permease — protein sequence MSILGLVWSFFEGIGLALGMAWETWWALVLGFTITGAVEEFVGDDRMAEYLGDDGLREVGYGTLFGSLSSSCSFSAVATAKTLFKKGASGVSSLAAFQFAATDLVAELGLVMWILLGWQFVAAEFVGGLIAVGVLAYLYRDVVPSEWFEVARQHALELDEVTCPACGMTADPSDDDTVAATVDGATEYFCCGGCLRAYRARNDADVVEAETADLRSLAGWKTAATNAIREWDMLWEDIALGFLLAGLIAAFVPDAWWTSLFGVGGEGSLTWVTVHVVLGVTIGVLTFLCSVGNVPFALVLWNNGVAFGAVLAFVFADLAIPQLVRTYRRYYGSRMAAVMFGATALAAVVAGVAVHYLFDFSGLIPAQGATGGATGPGAGYTLALNLLFTPLFLAQVGAAYGHERIGNLLVALPGIVGPYLYRAERAAGPTKAGLSALATGAKRFGRAMATAARRAADLLRALGRAVRVVGAAAAKAFDRFVEAYRRLRSE from the coding sequence ATGTCGATTTTAGGACTCGTCTGGTCGTTCTTCGAGGGTATCGGACTCGCGCTCGGCATGGCGTGGGAGACGTGGTGGGCGCTCGTGTTGGGGTTCACCATCACCGGCGCGGTCGAGGAGTTCGTCGGCGACGACCGGATGGCCGAGTACCTCGGCGACGACGGCCTGCGCGAGGTCGGCTACGGGACGCTGTTCGGGTCGCTGTCGTCCAGTTGCTCGTTCTCGGCGGTGGCGACCGCCAAGACGCTGTTCAAGAAGGGCGCGTCGGGGGTCTCGTCGCTGGCGGCGTTCCAGTTCGCGGCGACCGATTTAGTCGCGGAGTTGGGTCTCGTGATGTGGATTCTGTTGGGTTGGCAGTTCGTCGCCGCGGAGTTCGTCGGCGGCCTGATAGCGGTCGGGGTCCTCGCGTACCTCTACCGCGACGTGGTGCCCAGCGAGTGGTTCGAAGTGGCCCGCCAGCACGCGCTTGAACTCGACGAGGTGACCTGCCCCGCCTGCGGGATGACCGCCGACCCGAGCGACGACGACACCGTGGCGGCGACCGTGGACGGCGCGACCGAGTACTTCTGCTGTGGCGGCTGTCTCCGGGCGTACCGCGCCCGCAACGACGCCGACGTGGTGGAGGCCGAGACCGCCGACCTCCGGTCGCTCGCGGGCTGGAAGACGGCCGCGACCAACGCGATTCGGGAGTGGGACATGCTCTGGGAGGACATCGCGCTCGGCTTCCTGCTGGCGGGTCTCATCGCGGCGTTCGTCCCCGACGCGTGGTGGACCTCGCTGTTCGGCGTCGGCGGCGAGGGGTCGCTGACGTGGGTGACGGTCCACGTCGTGCTGGGGGTCACCATCGGCGTCCTCACGTTCCTCTGCTCGGTCGGGAACGTCCCGTTCGCCCTCGTGCTGTGGAACAACGGCGTCGCGTTCGGCGCGGTGCTGGCGTTCGTCTTCGCCGACCTCGCGATTCCGCAACTCGTCAGAACCTACCGGCGCTACTACGGCTCGCGGATGGCGGCGGTCATGTTCGGCGCGACGGCGCTCGCGGCGGTCGTCGCGGGCGTCGCGGTCCACTACCTGTTCGACTTCTCGGGGCTGATTCCCGCGCAGGGCGCGACCGGCGGCGCGACCGGACCGGGTGCGGGCTACACCCTCGCGCTCAATCTGCTGTTCACGCCGCTGTTCCTCGCGCAGGTCGGCGCGGCCTACGGCCACGAGCGCATCGGGAACCTCCTCGTCGCGCTCCCCGGTATCGTCGGGCCGTACCTCTACCGCGCCGAGCGAGCGGCCGGACCGACGAAGGCGGGCCTGTCGGCGCTGGCGACCGGCGCGAAGCGGTTCGGGCGAGCGATGGCGACCGCCGCCCGGCGGGCCGCCGACCTTCTCCGGGCGCTCGGGCGCGCAGTCCGGGTCGTCGGCGCGGCGGCCGCGAAAGCGTTCGACCGATTCGTGGAGGCGTACCGACGCCTCCGGAGCGAGTGA
- a CDS encoding helix-turn-helix transcriptional regulator, translating into MATKNKPSDSARHDENRAEDDRNRHGDDEQAADSRNRSGDGSRIEEDRSRPDPEPLAGLIGFERDLLFTVARLEGSNPHGVAVREELEAHYGEEINQGRLYQNLRGLVDADRVHTLPLDGRTKVYRLTDRTREELAAHLDWQRECLADDE; encoded by the coding sequence ATGGCAACGAAGAACAAGCCGAGCGACAGCGCACGGCACGACGAGAATCGAGCCGAAGACGACCGGAATCGACACGGCGACGACGAGCAGGCCGCGGACAGTCGGAATCGAAGTGGAGACGGAAGCCGAATCGAGGAGGACCGGAGCCGACCCGACCCCGAACCGCTCGCGGGCCTCATCGGGTTCGAGCGGGACCTCCTGTTCACCGTCGCCAGACTGGAGGGGTCGAACCCCCACGGCGTCGCCGTCCGCGAGGAGCTAGAGGCCCACTACGGCGAAGAGATAAATCAGGGGCGACTCTACCAGAACCTCCGGGGTCTGGTGGACGCCGACCGCGTTCACACGCTCCCGCTCGACGGTCGGACCAAGGTCTACCGCCTCACCGACCGGACCCGCGAGGAGCTAGCCGCGCACCTCGACTGGCAGCGGGAGTGTCTGGCCGATGACGAGTAG
- a CDS encoding MFS transporter — translation MTGRESRERPAERESREQPTERESQEQPTERDRAATAGRPRGLAAFRDLHEREPGLFAVAVLTLGVGLATRVLVRVLPAYLRALGTGPAAIGVVWAGWSLARLGTPLVGGALRDYWERLDPNDHPFDGRIAALREEYVADGSGDFAGDTPADSAGSEPDDGAATDSPGRSSRVLVGAFGLVAAAGYLLWVAAPQLGSVGALWWALGPWRWTLAGAVCLATWYSHGPGVTVGVVERRLPTEEFAERTAAALTFRRVGLLVGLPVLAGLLVAVGGVSPAFQVASAGAASLAVAATVGRLVLDPPDAAVRNRTPPSLDEAVAALRDLAGDERAFVVGESLVRAARGLSYPFLVLAVADFGVTATLFGGTVEPAAVFAGLLAAETLAALLATLPAARLTDRVGEEVVAGAGALVVSLFPLALAATPPNALVAAALFAGFGVGLAARPTREQWLVTLARRGDSRDSLRLVVRGVTVPSALVGGVLYAVSPTLAFGLATSVGLLGCRELLRYAR, via the coding sequence ATGACCGGGCGCGAATCGCGGGAGCGACCGGCCGAGCGCGAGTCACGAGAGCAACCGACCGAGCGCGAATCGCAAGAGCAACCGACCGAGCGCGACCGCGCCGCGACCGCCGGGAGACCGCGGGGCCTCGCGGCGTTCCGCGACCTCCACGAGCGCGAACCGGGTCTGTTCGCCGTCGCGGTGCTGACGCTGGGCGTCGGCCTCGCGACGCGGGTGCTGGTCCGAGTTCTCCCGGCGTACCTGCGCGCGCTCGGCACCGGCCCGGCCGCCATCGGCGTCGTCTGGGCCGGGTGGTCGCTGGCGCGACTCGGGACGCCGCTCGTCGGCGGCGCGCTCCGGGACTACTGGGAGCGCCTCGACCCGAACGACCACCCGTTCGACGGCCGAATCGCCGCGCTCCGCGAGGAGTACGTCGCGGACGGTTCCGGCGATTTCGCCGGAGATACCCCTGCCGACTCCGCCGGAAGCGAGCCCGACGACGGCGCGGCGACCGACTCGCCCGGCCGGTCCTCGCGCGTTCTGGTCGGCGCGTTCGGTCTCGTCGCGGCGGCGGGCTACCTGCTGTGGGTCGCCGCGCCGCAACTCGGCTCGGTCGGGGCGCTGTGGTGGGCACTCGGCCCGTGGCGCTGGACGCTCGCGGGCGCGGTCTGTCTGGCGACGTGGTACTCCCACGGTCCCGGCGTCACCGTCGGCGTGGTCGAGCGACGCCTGCCGACCGAGGAGTTCGCCGAGCGAACCGCCGCGGCGCTGACGTTCCGGCGGGTCGGTCTCCTCGTGGGCCTGCCGGTCCTCGCGGGTCTCCTCGTCGCCGTCGGCGGCGTCTCGCCCGCGTTTCAGGTGGCCAGCGCCGGAGCGGCCAGTCTCGCCGTCGCGGCCACGGTCGGCCGACTCGTCCTCGACCCGCCCGACGCCGCGGTCCGGAATCGGACCCCGCCGTCGCTCGACGAGGCGGTGGCCGCCCTGCGGGACCTCGCGGGCGACGAGCGGGCGTTCGTCGTCGGCGAGTCGCTGGTCCGGGCCGCGAGGGGCCTCTCGTACCCGTTCCTCGTCCTCGCGGTCGCGGACTTCGGCGTGACCGCGACGCTGTTCGGCGGGACGGTCGAACCGGCCGCGGTCTTCGCGGGCCTGCTGGCCGCCGAGACGCTCGCCGCCCTCCTCGCGACGCTCCCCGCGGCCCGACTGACCGACCGCGTGGGCGAGGAGGTCGTCGCTGGCGCGGGTGCGCTGGTCGTCTCGCTGTTCCCGCTCGCGCTGGCCGCGACGCCGCCGAACGCGCTCGTCGCGGCCGCGCTGTTCGCGGGGTTCGGCGTCGGTCTCGCCGCGCGCCCGACCCGCGAGCAGTGGCTCGTGACACTCGCCCGACGGGGCGACTCCCGCGACTCGCTCCGCCTCGTCGTCCGAGGCGTGACCGTGCCGAGTGCGCTCGTCGGGGGCGTCCTCTACGCCGTCAGTCCCACGCTGGCGTTCGGGTTGGCCACGTCGGTCGGTCTCCTCGGGTGTCGGGAACTCCTGCGCTACGCGCGATGA
- a CDS encoding cbb3-type cytochrome c oxidase subunit I — MPTKPDGLRRWLTTVDNEDVGLLYLVFGFACGVVGAGDALMLRTDLLTPNAEVWGPGTYDALFTTHGLTMLFLFAAPVVFGLGNYLLPALVGAEEMAFPRVNAVAFWLLVPAAVLLRSGLLADLAGVPGVSPPAVGWTLYAPMSVEVTNRSVDLLLLGLHLSGVSTIMGGINFIVTVFAEREVSWADLDIFSWTMLTTGGLVLFSFPLLGSALLMLLLDRNFGTTFYAVEGGGPMLWQHLFWFFGHPEVYILVLPPMGLVSLILPRFAGRKLFGERFVVYSTLAIGVLAYGVWAHHMFTTGLDPRIQASFMGVTLAIALPSAVKAFNWIATLWNGSLRLAAPMLFCLGAVANFVVGGVTGVFLASIPVDRLFHDTYYVVGHFHFMLVGTSAFALFAGVYYWFPLVTGRTYDPSLAKLHFWLTAVGTAGTFGALVLLGFHGLPRRMATYPTALAPLQQFATVCAYLLGLAQVVWLWNVVRSLRRRPPVEEANVWNVDERLLTPEWRQFDPPGATGASEAPDPAADPPADEAPTDPNCDS; from the coding sequence ATGCCCACGAAACCAGACGGTCTCCGACGGTGGCTGACCACCGTGGACAACGAGGACGTGGGACTCCTCTATCTCGTCTTCGGGTTCGCGTGCGGCGTCGTCGGCGCGGGCGACGCGCTGATGCTCCGGACCGACCTGTTGACGCCCAACGCCGAGGTCTGGGGACCGGGGACCTACGACGCGCTGTTCACCACCCACGGGCTGACGATGCTGTTCCTGTTCGCCGCGCCGGTCGTGTTCGGACTGGGCAACTACCTCCTCCCGGCGCTGGTCGGGGCCGAGGAGATGGCGTTCCCCCGCGTCAACGCGGTCGCGTTCTGGCTGTTGGTGCCCGCCGCGGTGCTGCTGCGGTCGGGCCTGCTGGCGGACCTCGCTGGCGTCCCCGGCGTCTCACCGCCCGCGGTCGGGTGGACCCTCTACGCGCCGATGTCCGTCGAGGTGACCAACCGGTCGGTGGACCTGCTGTTGCTCGGACTCCACCTGTCGGGAGTCAGCACCATCATGGGCGGCATCAACTTCATCGTGACCGTCTTCGCCGAGCGAGAGGTGTCGTGGGCCGACCTCGACATCTTCTCGTGGACGATGCTGACGACCGGCGGACTGGTGTTGTTCTCGTTTCCCCTGCTGGGGAGCGCACTCCTGATGCTCCTGCTGGACCGGAACTTCGGCACGACGTTCTACGCCGTCGAGGGCGGCGGCCCGATGCTGTGGCAACACCTGTTCTGGTTCTTCGGCCACCCCGAAGTCTACATCCTCGTGTTGCCGCCGATGGGGCTCGTGAGTCTCATTCTGCCGAGATTCGCGGGGCGGAAGCTGTTCGGCGAGCGGTTCGTCGTCTACTCGACGCTGGCCATCGGCGTCCTCGCGTACGGCGTCTGGGCGCACCACATGTTCACCACCGGACTCGACCCGCGGATTCAGGCGAGTTTCATGGGGGTGACGCTGGCCATCGCGCTCCCGAGCGCGGTCAAGGCGTTCAACTGGATAGCGACGCTGTGGAACGGGTCGCTCAGGCTGGCCGCGCCGATGCTGTTCTGCCTCGGCGCGGTCGCCAACTTCGTCGTCGGCGGCGTGACGGGCGTGTTCCTCGCGTCGATTCCGGTGGACCGGCTGTTCCACGACACCTACTACGTCGTCGGCCACTTCCACTTCATGCTGGTCGGCACCAGCGCCTTCGCGCTGTTCGCGGGCGTCTACTACTGGTTCCCGCTCGTCACCGGGCGGACCTACGACCCTTCGCTCGCCAAACTCCATTTCTGGCTGACCGCGGTCGGGACCGCGGGCACCTTCGGCGCGCTGGTCCTGTTGGGGTTCCACGGCCTGCCGCGCCGGATGGCGACCTACCCGACCGCGCTCGCCCCGCTCCAGCAGTTCGCGACGGTCTGTGCGTACCTCCTCGGCCTCGCGCAGGTCGTCTGGCTCTGGAACGTCGTCCGGTCGCTCCGGCGGCGACCGCCGGTCGAGGAGGCCAACGTCTGGAACGTGGACGAGCGCCTGCTCACCCCGGAGTGGCGACAGTTCGACCCGCCCGGCGCGACGGGCGCGTCCGAGGCCCCGGACCCCGCCGCCGACCCTCCTGCCGACGAAGCCCCGACCGACCCGAACTGCGATTCGTGA
- a CDS encoding WD40/YVTN/BNR-like repeat-containing protein has protein sequence MTTASGGHEARTPRTTRRGFLGLAGGATAALAGCATSDDRDRDQYDGDWTAVRSPTEGALYSAAVTRTGPCAVGEEGRLVVRADGDWRVELDAGPEGAQNGLSGVDSTANGRRVWFCGDSGVVGRYDFDAGRVTDFSAPEEKTSTWENVAVAGLAGQEWVYLVNGSGELLQGRHDGDGVSWGEVVEPGGGSSALGVSFADRGTGYVCDTSGNVFQTVNAGREWRRIGIDGAGVNFHDVAPRGPDDVAVAAGGGTVFRYNGFSWNPVSVGEADVRAVARDRHVGLAVDADGAVFEFTREGWRPREVPTETPLHDVVLGTVEQPDVAVGDGGVVLERPR, from the coding sequence CCGCCGGGGATTTCTCGGTCTCGCCGGGGGCGCGACCGCCGCGCTCGCGGGGTGTGCCACGAGCGACGACCGGGACCGGGACCAGTACGACGGCGACTGGACCGCGGTCCGGTCGCCCACAGAGGGCGCGCTCTACAGCGCCGCCGTCACTCGGACCGGCCCCTGCGCGGTCGGCGAGGAGGGCCGACTCGTGGTCCGCGCGGACGGCGACTGGCGGGTCGAACTCGACGCCGGACCCGAGGGCGCACAGAACGGACTCAGCGGCGTCGATTCCACGGCGAACGGGCGGCGCGTCTGGTTCTGTGGCGACAGCGGCGTCGTCGGTCGCTACGACTTCGACGCCGGACGAGTCACCGACTTCTCCGCGCCCGAGGAGAAGACCAGCACGTGGGAGAACGTCGCCGTCGCGGGGTTGGCCGGACAGGAGTGGGTCTACCTCGTGAACGGCTCGGGCGAACTCCTACAGGGCCGCCACGACGGCGACGGCGTGTCGTGGGGCGAGGTGGTGGAACCCGGCGGCGGGTCGAGCGCGCTCGGCGTCTCGTTCGCCGACCGGGGCACCGGCTACGTCTGCGACACGTCGGGCAACGTCTTCCAGACCGTGAACGCGGGCCGCGAGTGGCGGCGCATCGGCATCGACGGCGCTGGCGTGAACTTCCACGACGTAGCTCCTCGCGGCCCGGACGACGTGGCGGTCGCCGCTGGCGGCGGCACCGTCTTCCGGTACAACGGCTTCTCGTGGAACCCGGTGTCAGTCGGCGAGGCAGACGTTCGGGCCGTCGCGCGCGACCGCCACGTCGGTCTCGCGGTGGACGCCGACGGGGCCGTCTTCGAGTTCACGCGCGAGGGGTGGCGACCCCGCGAGGTGCCGACCGAGACGCCGCTCCACGACGTGGTGCTGGGAACCGTCGAGCAACCGGACGTGGCCGTCGGCGACGGCGGCGTCGTGTTGGAGCGGCCGCGATGA
- a CDS encoding cation:proton antiporter, protein MLSSALADATTGLPATALPATALPANTLPANALPAIAKLGVLLTALAVAGTLAARFGQSVIPAYILAGIVVGPSAPTALWGVPVALVGDPEFVHVFADLGLVALLFFLGVHVSFERLVANYRRLVGAGLADFALNFAVGVALGLAFGFGPVATLLVAGIVYISSSAIVTKALVERGWIAGAESEPILGVLVFEDLAIAAYLAVVSALGPGGGVADAAVRVATSLGLLGVVALAGWYGTALLERLLRVDSDELFALRVLGVTTLVASAATATSLSVGVTAFVVGAAVGRTNAEARVERVLAPVRDLFSAIFFFAIGLSTDLLALFDLAGLLAVAVVATTASKLASGLVGGRLYGLDERRSLRVGVGMVARGEFSLVLAALAGGLLAGGPAELVPEFGVGYVLATSLLGTLLVRHEGRLADFAAFVRRVVTAGPASEKRR, encoded by the coding sequence ATGCTCTCGTCTGCGCTCGCGGACGCGACGACCGGTCTTCCGGCGACCGCTCTCCCCGCGACCGCCCTCCCAGCGAACACACTCCCCGCGAACGCACTCCCGGCGATTGCGAAACTCGGCGTCCTGCTGACCGCGCTGGCGGTCGCGGGCACGCTGGCCGCTCGCTTCGGCCAGTCGGTCATCCCGGCGTACATCCTCGCGGGAATCGTCGTCGGGCCGAGCGCGCCGACCGCCCTCTGGGGCGTCCCGGTGGCGCTGGTCGGCGACCCGGAGTTCGTCCACGTCTTCGCCGACCTCGGTCTCGTGGCGCTCCTCTTCTTCCTCGGGGTCCACGTCAGCTTCGAGCGACTGGTCGCCAACTACCGGCGACTCGTCGGGGCCGGACTGGCGGACTTCGCGCTCAACTTCGCGGTCGGCGTCGCGCTCGGTCTCGCGTTCGGGTTCGGCCCGGTGGCGACCCTGCTGGTCGCGGGCATCGTCTACATCTCGTCGTCGGCCATCGTGACGAAGGCGCTGGTCGAGCGCGGGTGGATAGCCGGGGCCGAGAGCGAGCCGATTCTTGGCGTCCTCGTCTTCGAGGACCTCGCCATCGCGGCGTACCTCGCGGTCGTCTCGGCGCTCGGGCCGGGCGGCGGCGTCGCCGACGCCGCGGTCCGGGTCGCCACCAGCCTCGGCCTCCTCGGCGTCGTCGCGCTCGCGGGGTGGTACGGCACCGCCCTCCTCGAACGACTCCTGCGCGTCGATTCGGACGAACTGTTCGCGCTCCGGGTCCTCGGGGTGACGACGCTGGTCGCCAGCGCCGCGACCGCGACGAGTCTGAGCGTCGGCGTCACCGCCTTCGTCGTCGGCGCGGCGGTCGGCCGGACCAACGCGGAGGCCCGCGTCGAGCGCGTCCTCGCGCCGGTCCGGGACCTCTTCTCGGCCATCTTCTTCTTCGCCATCGGACTCTCGACGGACCTTCTCGCGCTGTTCGACCTCGCGGGTCTGCTGGCCGTGGCGGTCGTCGCCACGACCGCGAGCAAACTCGCCAGCGGCCTCGTCGGCGGCCGACTCTACGGCCTCGACGAGCGCCGGTCGCTCCGGGTCGGGGTCGGCATGGTCGCCCGAGGAGAGTTCTCCTTGGTGCTGGCCGCGCTCGCGGGCGGCCTCCTCGCGGGCGGACCCGCCGAACTCGTTCCCGAGTTCGGCGTCGGTTACGTACTGGCGACGAGTCTCCTCGGGACCCTACTGGTCCGCCACGAAGGGCGACTGGCCGACTTCGCGGCGTTCGTTCGCCGGGTCGTGACCGCCGGACCGGCGAGCGAGAAGCGCAGATAA